Within the Parabacteroides sp. FAFU027 genome, the region CGATAAGCGGAAAAATAAAAATGATACAGATGGCCACATAAAGGCCATTCAACCATACGTGCTCAGCACCACCGATGCGGGGAAATGAAAGGACACCAATCAAAAGCAGACTGCACCACAAAAAAGCATGTTTTACCTGTCCCGGCTTACAAATGCGTGAAAGAAGCAGTCCGGCAAAGAACGGATACATCAATCGTGTGAATCCGATGTGTAACTGAGTCGGAGTAACCGACCACCCTCCAATCACATCCCCCTGGGTTATTGACAGGTGAATTAGTACACATCCTGCGGCAAACACCAGGAAGGCCAGCTGTTTATTGGTGAATTTACGAATAAAAAGAGCATACAGGATATTGGCAATATATTCAAAAAAAAGCGACCATGCCGGTCCGTTGAGTGGATGCATTTCTGCCCATCCCCTGATATCTTGCGACGGGGTAACCGGGATAAGGGTAAGACCTATAAGCATGATCAATAACATTTTCCACATCGGCACCTGGCTAATGCCGGGAAAGAATGAACTGTCCTGAAAATAGAAGGTTGCGGCTCCGATAAATGTCCCGACAATGATCATCGGATGAAGACGAATAAGACGTCGT harbors:
- a CDS encoding acyltransferase family protein — protein: MTKNHYEILDGLRGVAAVIVVIFHLLETFSGGNNLNQIVNHGYLAVDFFFVLSGFVIGYAYDDRWGKMTLKGFFKRRLIRLHPMIIVGTFIGAATFYFQDSSFFPGISQVPMWKMLLIMLIGLTLIPVTPSQDIRGWAEMHPLNGPAWSLFFEYIANILYALFIRKFTNKQLAFLVFAAGCVLIHLSITQGDVIGGWSVTPTQLHIGFTRLMYPFFAGLLLSRICKPGQVKHAFLWCSLLLIGVLSFPRIGGAEHVWLNGLYVAICIIFIFPLIVYMGASGEVKGKRASLVNRFLGDISYPLYIIHYPFIYLFMAWVDKHKANMQESLPVAFMVLVLVIALAYACVKLYDVPVRKWLIQRIMNKPVK